The Setaria italica strain Yugu1 chromosome IX, Setaria_italica_v2.0, whole genome shotgun sequence genome has a window encoding:
- the LOC101775945 gene encoding uncharacterized protein LOC101775945, whose product MAVNWELRGCCDRDQRIFIAAVGVSTVVILLLWRTFLLTPFKLITVFLHETSHALACKLTCGDVEGMQVHANEGGVTQTRGGIYWIILPAGYLGSSFWGMIFILASTNLLTTRIAAGCFILALVIVLFVADNWFLRWLCIGFVVFIAVVWVIQEFTSFHILKYVILFIGVMNSLFSVYDIYDDLISRRVHSSDAEKFAEICPCPCNGFAWGVIWGFISFIFLCASIYLGLVILS is encoded by the exons atgGCGGTGAACTGGGAGCTGCGGGGCTGCTGCGACCGCGACCAGAGGATCTtcatcgccgccgtcggcgtctCCACCGTCGTCATCCTCCTC CTGTGGAGGACGTTCCTGCTCACGCCGTTCAAGCTCATCACCGTCTTCCTCCACGAGACCAGCCACGCGCTCGCCTGCAAGCTCACCTGCGGCGAT GTCGAAGGTATGCAGGTCCATGCAAATGAGGGTGGCGTTACTCAAACTCGGGGTGGCATATATTGGATAATCTTGCCCGCTGGAT ATCTGGGTTCATCATTTTGGGGAATGATCTTCATACTTGCATCCACAAATCTCCTCACTACGAGAATTGCAGCGGGTTGTTTCATACTTGCATTGGTTATTGTTCTTTTTGTTGCAGATAAT TGGTTTCTTCGCTGGCTCTGCATTG GATTCGTTGTATTCATCGCTGTTGTTTGGGTCATACAAGAATTTACATCTTTCCATATTCTGAAATATGTGATCTTATTCATAG GTGTGATGAACAGCTTATTTTCAGTTTATG ATATTTATGATGACTTGATATCCCGAAGAGTTCATTCAAGTGATGCTGAGAAGTTTGCTGAAATCTGCCCTTGCCCTTGCAATGGTTTTGCATGGGGTGTTATATG GGGCttcatttcatttatttttctctGTGCGTCGATATATCTTGGACTGGTCATATTGTCTTGA